A genomic region of Xanthomonas fragariae contains the following coding sequences:
- a CDS encoding M48 family metallopeptidase, translating into MTPVQTDAQLVVTYGERRIRCQIHRSALRHTQRVAIHVEPDGRVRLDAPLHATDAQIRRALTQRARWIHLHLVEIENRLRHINPREYVSGETVLYLGRRYRLKVIVDDRLYGVRLHGGHVETRVQTRAPETVRAALEHWQRERAGVVLPQRMADMAHQLGWIKQLPALSLRRMQRQWGSCSPLGKISLNLGLIRVPGACIDYVILHELCHLKVHHHGKVFYRLLDVHMPDWRRTKQRLDEMAELALRN; encoded by the coding sequence GTGACGCCAGTTCAGACCGACGCCCAACTGGTGGTGACCTACGGCGAGCGCCGCATCCGCTGCCAGATCCACCGATCTGCACTGCGGCACACCCAGCGCGTGGCCATCCATGTGGAACCCGATGGCCGCGTAAGGCTGGATGCCCCACTGCACGCGACCGACGCCCAGATCAGACGGGCATTGACGCAGCGCGCACGCTGGATCCACTTGCACTTGGTAGAAATCGAAAACCGGCTGCGGCATATCAACCCACGCGAATACGTCAGCGGGGAAACCGTGCTGTATCTGGGCCGACGCTATCGCCTGAAGGTGATCGTTGACGACCGACTGTACGGCGTGCGCTTGCATGGCGGCCACGTCGAAACGCGCGTGCAGACACGTGCGCCCGAAACGGTGCGCGCAGCGCTGGAACACTGGCAGCGCGAGCGTGCCGGGGTGGTATTGCCGCAGCGCATGGCCGACATGGCCCACCAACTCGGCTGGATTAAACAGTTACCCGCCCTGTCGTTGCGGAGGATGCAGCGCCAATGGGGCAGTTGTTCGCCTTTGGGAAAGATCAGCCTGAATCTCGGCCTGATTCGCGTTCCGGGTGCGTGCATCGATTACGTCATTTTGCACGAGCTGTGTCACCTGAAGGTCCACCATCACGGCAAGGTCTTTTACCGCCTGCTCGATGTCCATATGCCGGATTGGCGACGCACCAAGCAACGCCTGGACGAAATGGCCGAGCTCGCGCTGCGCAACTGA
- a CDS encoding type I restriction endonuclease subunit R — MTHSAPDTREQASAQLPALHLLCNLGWRYLSTAQCLALRGSTREVLLLPRLIEVLQSRRFDYKGQTYPLSPSGIDQIVRELSALPLGDGLLAANERLYHLLTLGITVTEFMPDGKKHQPTIAVIDWGDAAHNLWDITEECEVLSTHGTHTRTPDIVGYINGIPLVVIETKRADAGHAGKSLVAEAVSQQLRNQRAEEIPQLFAYAQLLLAISLTEARYGTTHTPATFWARWRDEQFDQAQLRRLKNLPLPAATRDALLAGKPAPLRGYCQALWAKPMLPTEQDLLLAGLLTPARLLEVLRGFVLFDRKVGKIVARYQQFFGIRALLAQIRTRRPDGGRQGGVLWHTTGSGKSFTMVFLTKALVLDPALTQCRVLVVTDRTDLEAQLSRNFISGGAFGSAVGSKKEGERSKATTGRDLARRIGQGSERITFSLVQKFTTAAKLPECHNASADLIVLVDEGHRSHGGETHERMRKALPNAAYLAFTGTPLLKNEKAANKFGPIVHAYTMQRAVEDQTVAPLLYEERVPELEVNAAAVTRWFDKITAGLSDAQSADLKKKFASKRAIYGATNRIELIAWDIAAHFNENIKPLGLKGQLATDSKLDAIRYKRALDETGLVTGAVVISPPDTREGNSDVDEDTLPDVQKWWKQAITDQRLDPQEYERQTVRDFGGDGDPELLIVVDKLLTGFDEPRNAVLYIDKPLKGHNLIQAVARVNRLHDAKRYGILVDYRGILTELDTAVRAYQDLETRTQGGFDVADIEGLYQAISTEYKRLPALNARLWAFFDGLASHDDPEQFRQRLSPRFVSDEEGADYDARQTLRDDFSAALTEFGLCLQTALSSRSFFEDAAFPDALIDRYKRDLRFFSGLRRTVRQDAMETVDYNIYEEQIRKLVDKQVIGREVRESPGAYVVHELGKRNDPQTWSEEKTRNEADLIQTRLRKTIEQELASDPYAQKVFGELLREAIAEAEAMFDHPLKQYAVFKAFEQRLEARQTPGIPMQLTDNPHASAYYGTILLELGEESMHATSADEVTQLADLALTIDGVVRTAIAENSLNLHSIESQIRQTLLPPIFDLVGLDTAKAIVEQVVQITRIGLSRT, encoded by the coding sequence ATGACCCACAGCGCCCCGGACACCCGCGAACAGGCCAGCGCGCAGCTGCCCGCGTTGCACCTGCTGTGCAACCTGGGCTGGCGTTATCTCAGTACCGCGCAGTGCCTGGCGCTGCGCGGTAGCACCCGCGAGGTGCTGTTGCTGCCGCGCCTGATCGAGGTGCTGCAGAGCCGTCGCTTCGACTATAAGGGGCAGACCTACCCGCTCTCGCCGAGCGGTATCGACCAGATCGTGCGCGAGCTGTCGGCGCTGCCGCTGGGCGATGGGCTGCTGGCCGCCAATGAGCGGCTGTATCACCTGCTGACGCTGGGCATTACCGTCACCGAGTTCATGCCCGACGGCAAGAAGCACCAGCCCACCATTGCGGTGATCGACTGGGGCGATGCAGCCCACAACCTGTGGGATATCACCGAAGAGTGCGAGGTGCTCTCCACCCACGGTACGCATACGCGCACGCCCGACATCGTGGGCTACATCAACGGCATCCCGCTGGTGGTGATCGAAACCAAGCGCGCCGATGCCGGGCATGCCGGCAAATCGCTGGTGGCCGAAGCGGTGAGCCAGCAATTGCGCAACCAGCGGGCAGAAGAGATTCCGCAGTTGTTCGCCTATGCGCAACTGTTACTGGCCATCAGCCTGACCGAGGCGCGCTACGGCACCACGCACACCCCGGCCACCTTCTGGGCGCGCTGGCGCGACGAGCAGTTCGACCAGGCGCAGCTGCGCCGCCTCAAGAACCTGCCGCTGCCTGCGGCCACCCGCGATGCCCTGCTGGCAGGCAAGCCGGCGCCGCTGCGTGGCTACTGCCAGGCGTTGTGGGCCAAGCCCATGCTGCCCACCGAGCAGGACCTGCTGTTGGCCGGGTTGCTCACCCCGGCCAGGCTGCTGGAGGTGCTGCGCGGCTTTGTGCTGTTCGACCGCAAGGTCGGCAAGATCGTGGCGCGCTACCAGCAGTTCTTCGGCATCCGCGCGTTGCTGGCGCAGATCCGCACGCGTCGCCCCGACGGCGGACGCCAGGGCGGCGTGCTGTGGCACACCACCGGCTCGGGCAAGAGCTTCACCATGGTGTTTCTGACCAAGGCGCTGGTGTTGGATCCGGCCTTGACCCAGTGCCGGGTGCTGGTGGTGACCGACCGTACCGACCTGGAGGCGCAGCTGTCGCGCAACTTCATCAGCGGCGGCGCGTTCGGCTCTGCCGTCGGTAGCAAAAAGGAGGGCGAGCGCAGCAAGGCCACCACCGGCCGCGATCTGGCGCGCCGCATCGGCCAGGGCAGCGAGCGCATCACCTTCTCGCTGGTGCAGAAGTTCACTACAGCCGCCAAGCTGCCCGAGTGCCACAACGCCTCGGCCGATTTAATCGTGCTGGTGGATGAAGGCCACCGCAGCCACGGCGGCGAAACCCACGAGCGTATGCGCAAGGCGCTGCCCAATGCGGCCTATCTGGCGTTCACCGGCACCCCGTTGCTCAAGAACGAGAAAGCCGCCAACAAGTTCGGCCCCATCGTGCATGCCTACACCATGCAGCGGGCAGTCGAAGACCAGACCGTGGCCCCGCTGCTGTACGAAGAACGCGTGCCGGAGCTGGAGGTCAACGCGGCGGCGGTCACGCGCTGGTTCGACAAGATCACCGCCGGGCTCTCGGACGCGCAAAGCGCGGATCTGAAAAAGAAGTTCGCCAGCAAGCGCGCCATTTATGGGGCGACCAACCGCATCGAACTGATCGCCTGGGACATTGCCGCGCATTTCAACGAGAACATCAAACCGTTGGGCCTGAAGGGGCAGCTGGCAACCGACAGTAAACTCGATGCCATCCGCTACAAGCGCGCCCTGGACGAGACCGGCCTGGTGACAGGCGCGGTGGTGATCTCCCCGCCCGATACCCGCGAGGGCAACAGCGACGTTGATGAAGACACCCTGCCCGACGTACAGAAATGGTGGAAGCAGGCCATCACCGACCAACGGCTGGATCCGCAGGAGTACGAGCGGCAGACCGTGCGCGACTTCGGTGGCGACGGCGACCCGGAGTTGCTCATCGTGGTCGACAAGCTGCTCACCGGCTTCGATGAACCGCGCAACGCGGTGCTCTACATCGACAAACCGCTCAAGGGCCACAACCTGATCCAGGCAGTGGCGCGCGTGAACCGTCTGCACGACGCCAAGCGCTACGGCATCCTGGTGGACTATCGCGGCATCCTGACCGAACTGGACACAGCGGTACGCGCGTATCAGGACCTGGAAACACGTACCCAAGGCGGCTTCGACGTGGCCGATATCGAGGGCCTGTACCAGGCGATCAGCACCGAATACAAGCGCTTGCCTGCGCTCAATGCCAGGCTATGGGCGTTCTTCGACGGGCTGGCCAGCCATGACGATCCGGAGCAGTTCCGGCAGCGCCTGAGCCCGCGCTTCGTCTCCGACGAAGAGGGCGCCGATTACGACGCGCGGCAGACACTGCGCGACGACTTCTCCGCCGCGCTGACCGAGTTCGGCCTATGCCTGCAGACGGCACTCTCCTCGCGCAGCTTCTTTGAAGATGCCGCCTTTCCGGATGCCTTGATCGACCGCTACAAGCGCGACCTGCGCTTCTTCTCCGGGCTGCGCAGGACCGTACGCCAGGACGCGATGGAAACCGTGGACTACAACATTTACGAAGAACAGATCCGCAAGCTGGTGGACAAACAGGTGATTGGCCGCGAGGTGCGCGAATCGCCGGGTGCGTACGTCGTGCATGAATTGGGCAAGCGCAACGATCCGCAGACCTGGTCGGAGGAGAAGACCCGCAACGAGGCCGATCTGATCCAGACCCGCCTGCGCAAGACCATCGAGCAGGAGTTGGCCAGCGACCCGTACGCGCAAAAAGTCTTCGGCGAACTATTGCGTGAAGCCATTGCCGAGGCAGAAGCCATGTTCGATCACCCGTTGAAGCAATACGCCGTGTTCAAGGCCTTCGAGCAGCGCCTGGAAGCCAGGCAGACCCCAGGCATCCCTATGCAATTGACCGACAACCCGCACGCCAGTGCCTACTACGGCACGATCCTGCTGGAATTAGGCGAGGAGTCCATGCACGCCACAAGCGCTGACGAAGTGACGCAACTAGCCGATCTGGCGCTGACGATCGATGGCGTAGTGCGCACCGCCATTGCCGAGAACTCGTTGAACCTGCACAGCATCGAGTCGCAGATTCGTCAGACATTGCTTCCGCCCATTTTCGATCTGGTCGGGCTGGACACTGCCAAGGCCATCGTAGAGCAGGTCGTGCAGATCACACGCATTGGGCTCAGCCGCACGTGA
- a CDS encoding restriction endonuclease subunit S, with translation MLPDGWRRTTLGDIGSVKSGSTPARSQHDRYFVDGKWPWVKTMDLTNSEILTTDEVITDAALAESSCRLFPAGTVLVAMYGGFKQIGRTGLLREKSAVNQAISAIDIERDQADPEFVLHWLNGSVETWKNYAASSRKDPNITRENVCEFPVILPTLVEQRRIAHILSTWDQAIATTERLLANTRNCVEILSNALLTGRKRFDGHAAWQSKPLSEMICESRVVGSGGDVAKKITVKLYGKGVVGKSDKRAGSESTQYYRRSSGQFIYSKLDFLNGAFGRIPASLDGYESTLDLPAFDFLEGIDPRWFLQYVSREAFYTGHLGLANGGRKARRVNPKDLLRICVPTPCLKEQTRIADAIEAALSAVSIQERHLTLMRQEKSALMSQLLTGKRRVRLPADEAEPA, from the coding sequence ATGCTTCCTGATGGCTGGCGACGCACAACGCTTGGGGATATTGGCTCCGTCAAATCTGGCAGCACGCCCGCACGCTCTCAACATGACCGCTATTTCGTAGATGGAAAGTGGCCATGGGTTAAAACCATGGACCTCACAAATTCAGAGATATTAACAACAGACGAAGTCATCACCGATGCAGCGCTGGCGGAATCTTCTTGCAGGCTTTTCCCTGCCGGCACGGTGTTGGTCGCCATGTACGGAGGCTTCAAGCAAATCGGCCGCACAGGACTATTACGAGAGAAAAGCGCTGTCAATCAAGCGATCTCTGCAATTGATATTGAACGTGACCAAGCGGACCCAGAGTTTGTCTTACACTGGCTAAATGGAAGCGTTGAGACATGGAAGAACTATGCTGCCAGCAGCAGAAAAGACCCAAACATCACACGCGAAAACGTATGTGAATTTCCGGTCATTCTGCCCACTTTGGTAGAACAGCGCCGCATCGCCCACATCCTCTCCACCTGGGATCAAGCCATCGCCACCACGGAGCGGCTACTCGCGAACACGCGCAATTGCGTAGAGATTCTGAGCAATGCGTTGCTGACAGGCCGTAAAAGATTTGATGGTCACGCTGCGTGGCAGTCCAAGCCATTGTCTGAAATGATCTGCGAGAGCCGCGTGGTTGGATCGGGTGGTGATGTAGCCAAAAAGATCACAGTCAAGCTCTATGGCAAAGGTGTTGTCGGCAAGTCTGACAAGCGCGCCGGAAGCGAATCCACGCAGTATTACCGCCGGTCTTCCGGGCAGTTCATCTACAGCAAGCTCGATTTCTTGAACGGTGCATTTGGCCGGATTCCGGCATCACTGGACGGATACGAGAGCACGCTTGACCTACCCGCCTTCGACTTCCTAGAAGGCATAGATCCCAGGTGGTTCTTGCAATACGTTTCCAGGGAGGCGTTCTACACGGGCCACTTAGGCTTGGCAAACGGCGGCCGCAAGGCACGGCGTGTCAATCCGAAGGACTTGTTACGCATCTGCGTTCCAACACCATGTCTCAAAGAGCAAACACGTATTGCTGATGCCATAGAGGCTGCGCTCAGCGCCGTTTCGATTCAGGAACGGCATCTCACGCTGATGCGACAGGAAAAATCCGCCCTGATGTCCCAACTCCTCACCGGCAAACGCCGCGTGCGCCTGCCCGCCGACGAGGCAGAACCCGCATGA
- a CDS encoding BRO family protein, producing the protein MSDEKNDIATQADAGFPAQDNAAVRRTWHQGQWWFAVIDLVVALTDSQSPENYLRNLRRRDEVLSGSWDALVMPLRVTTAGGPQLLNCTTLEGALRIIQSIPSPKAEPFKRWLARIGNERLQGEEAVDFDALSENQRRLFLRDQMSRHNKDLAAAAKQAGVETPLEYAVFQDHGYKGLYGGLGAKDIHARKALKKSQTILDHMGSTELAANLFRATQAEEKLRRDNVQGKTAANRTHFEVGQTVRKTIQELGGTLPENLPAPETSIKRLQKDAKPAPGQDKDKK; encoded by the coding sequence ATGAGTGATGAAAAAAACGACATCGCCACGCAGGCTGACGCGGGCTTCCCGGCACAGGACAATGCCGCAGTCCGGCGCACATGGCACCAAGGCCAATGGTGGTTTGCGGTCATCGATCTGGTCGTCGCACTCACAGACTCCCAGAGCCCGGAAAACTATCTACGCAACTTGCGTCGCCGCGACGAGGTGCTATCCGGCAGTTGGGATGCCCTGGTGATGCCCTTGCGCGTCACCACGGCGGGCGGGCCGCAGTTGTTGAACTGCACCACGCTGGAAGGCGCGTTGCGCATCATTCAATCGATCCCCTCGCCCAAGGCCGAACCCTTCAAGCGCTGGCTGGCGCGCATCGGCAACGAACGTCTCCAGGGCGAAGAGGCCGTCGATTTCGATGCACTGAGCGAAAACCAGCGGCGCCTGTTCCTGCGCGACCAGATGAGCCGGCACAACAAGGATCTGGCCGCTGCAGCCAAACAGGCCGGCGTGGAGACGCCGCTGGAGTACGCCGTCTTCCAGGACCACGGCTACAAGGGCTTGTATGGCGGCCTGGGCGCAAAGGATATCCATGCACGCAAGGCCCTGAAGAAAAGCCAGACGATCCTCGACCACATGGGCAGCACCGAACTGGCGGCCAACCTGTTCCGTGCCACGCAGGCCGAAGAAAAGCTGCGCCGCGACAACGTGCAGGGCAAGACGGCCGCAAACCGCACCCATTTCGAGGTGGGTCAAACGGTGCGCAAGACCATTCAGGAACTGGGCGGCACCTTGCCGGAGAACCTGCCTGCACCGGAAACCAGCATCAAGCGGCTGCAGAAGGACGCCAAGCCGGCGCCGGGTCAGGACAAGGACAAAAAATGA
- a CDS encoding type I restriction-modification system subunit M — protein sequence MSKTDIAQDTINAAVWTACDTFRGTVDPSVYKDYVLTMLFLKYVSDVWQDHYDDYTAKHGDKPGLIEELLKNERFVLPHRANFYTLYDQRHRPGNGERIDTALHAIEDANLGKLRDVFQDISFNANKLGEEQQKNDLLRHLLEDFAKPALNLRPSRIGQLDIIGNAYEYLIKNFASSSGKKAGEFYTPPEVSTLMARLMDPQQGDEICDPTCGSGSLLLKCGRLIRERTGSGKYALYGQEAIGSTWALAKMNMFLHGEDNHRLEWGDTIRNPKLLAGNHLKDFDIVVANPPFSLEKWGHDSADTDPHDRFRRGLPPRTKGDYAFILHMIATMKPRTGRMAVVVPHGVLFRGAAEGRIRQKLIEENLLDVVIGLPEKLFYGTGIPAAVLIFRAKKKDKKVLFIDASRQYHDGKNQNMLRESDLQRILDTVQARQNVDKYAYLASPEEIAGNDYNLNIPRYVDTFEEEAEIDLMAVRREREQLKGELATLETQMAAYLKELGYE from the coding sequence ATGAGCAAGACCGATATCGCCCAGGACACCATCAACGCCGCCGTCTGGACTGCCTGCGACACCTTCCGCGGCACCGTGGACCCCAGCGTCTACAAGGACTACGTGCTGACCATGCTGTTCCTGAAATACGTCTCCGACGTCTGGCAGGACCATTACGACGACTACACCGCCAAGCACGGCGACAAGCCCGGCCTGATCGAAGAGCTGCTCAAGAACGAGCGCTTCGTGCTGCCGCACCGCGCCAACTTCTACACCCTGTACGACCAGCGCCACCGCCCCGGCAACGGCGAGCGCATCGACACCGCGCTGCACGCCATCGAAGACGCCAACCTGGGCAAGCTGCGCGACGTGTTCCAGGACATCAGCTTCAACGCCAACAAACTTGGCGAGGAGCAGCAGAAGAACGACCTGCTGCGCCACCTGCTGGAAGACTTCGCCAAGCCCGCACTCAACCTGCGCCCCTCACGCATTGGCCAGCTCGACATCATCGGCAATGCCTACGAGTACCTGATCAAGAATTTCGCCTCCAGCAGCGGCAAAAAGGCAGGCGAGTTCTACACCCCGCCAGAGGTTTCCACGTTGATGGCGCGCCTGATGGACCCGCAGCAAGGCGACGAGATCTGCGACCCCACCTGCGGCTCCGGCTCGCTGTTGCTCAAATGCGGCCGCCTGATCCGCGAGCGCACCGGCAGCGGCAAGTACGCGCTCTACGGCCAGGAGGCCATCGGCAGTACCTGGGCGCTGGCCAAGATGAACATGTTCCTGCATGGCGAGGACAACCACCGTCTCGAATGGGGCGACACCATTCGCAATCCCAAGCTGCTGGCCGGCAACCACCTCAAGGACTTCGACATCGTGGTGGCCAACCCGCCGTTCTCGCTGGAAAAGTGGGGCCACGACAGCGCCGATACCGACCCCCACGACCGCTTCCGTCGCGGCCTGCCGCCGCGTACCAAGGGCGACTACGCCTTCATCCTGCACATGATCGCCACCATGAAGCCGCGCACCGGCCGCATGGCCGTGGTGGTGCCGCACGGTGTGTTGTTCCGTGGCGCCGCGGAAGGCCGCATCCGCCAGAAATTGATCGAAGAGAACCTGCTGGACGTGGTGATCGGCCTGCCGGAGAAACTGTTTTACGGCACCGGCATCCCGGCAGCAGTGTTGATCTTCCGCGCCAAGAAGAAAGACAAAAAAGTGCTGTTCATCGATGCCAGCCGCCAGTACCACGACGGCAAGAACCAGAACATGCTGCGCGAGAGCGACCTGCAACGCATTCTGGACACGGTGCAGGCGCGCCAGAATGTAGACAAATACGCCTACCTGGCCAGCCCGGAAGAGATTGCCGGCAACGACTACAACCTCAACATCCCGCGCTACGTGGATACCTTCGAGGAAGAAGCAGAGATCGACCTGATGGCGGTGCGCCGCGAGCGTGAGCAGTTGAAGGGCGAGCTGGCAACACTCGAAACGCAGATGGCCGCCTATCTCAAGGAGCTTGGCTATGAGTGA
- a CDS encoding restriction endonuclease subunit S — MENDAEQAQLGHVAVIRMGYPFRGSIAEVGGGSVRIVQIRDLARTGLRTYDALLTTEIERRKKPDWLQDQDILFIARGAHTFAALVEAPPPRTLCSPHIYVIRVKTPQRLLPAFLAWQLNQAPAQRYLRQSAEGSNQLSIRRTLLDMTPVRLPPLPLQHAAIALDNAVQAERAALHALIDNRDTELAILAERLLS; from the coding sequence ATGGAAAATGATGCAGAACAGGCGCAACTTGGCCATGTTGCAGTCATCCGGATGGGCTACCCATTTCGCGGCTCGATTGCCGAAGTTGGCGGCGGCAGCGTGCGGATCGTCCAGATCCGCGACCTTGCCCGTACCGGCCTGCGCACGTACGACGCCCTGCTGACCACCGAGATCGAACGCCGCAAAAAACCAGACTGGCTGCAGGATCAAGACATCCTTTTCATCGCACGCGGCGCCCATACCTTCGCCGCGCTGGTGGAGGCACCGCCGCCGCGCACGCTCTGCTCGCCGCACATCTACGTGATCCGGGTAAAAACACCACAGCGGCTGCTGCCCGCCTTTCTGGCCTGGCAACTCAATCAGGCACCGGCACAACGCTACCTGCGCCAATCGGCCGAAGGCAGCAACCAGCTGAGCATCCGGCGCACGCTGTTGGACATGACCCCGGTCCGCCTGCCCCCATTGCCGCTGCAACACGCAGCCATCGCCCTGGACAACGCAGTGCAAGCCGAACGCGCCGCCCTGCACGCATTGATCGACAACCGCGACACCGAGCTGGCGATCCTCGCCGAGCGCCTCCTCTCCTAA
- a CDS encoding XAC0095 family protein encodes MKDCSVGGDGVPGYYLPDQAQYRLQKLCEHMRFLARMAQPRTRAEEQAPQPAIRMDELAVCLELLADQVHLVLDEVSWPATLHARVSDQV; translated from the coding sequence ATGAAGGATTGTTCCGTTGGTGGCGATGGCGTGCCGGGCTATTACCTGCCCGACCAAGCCCAGTACCGCCTGCAAAAGCTCTGCGAGCACATGCGCTTTTTGGCACGCATGGCTCAGCCGCGGACACGCGCAGAAGAACAAGCGCCGCAGCCGGCGATTCGCATGGACGAGTTAGCGGTCTGCCTGGAGTTGCTGGCAGACCAGGTGCATCTGGTGCTAGACGAGGTGAGTTGGCCGGCGACCTTGCATGCGCGTGTTTCTGATCAGGTTTGA
- the xopAF gene encoding XopAF/AvrXv3 family type III secretion system effector — translation MLITNPSGMHRSFVMMHRTSGSFAHFGRRGSIVVDVQLSTRIVMGTCFSSTSATHGGGYSSSYNTFLSYTPAPSSPDQSAAPVNHGAFKGLSSRPCKVSHHCLPSNCDTLAMVPVGLYESARSHPGRPIKDRSRSAFPLIEVGGADEAHDDAFKIDNSTTVKVAGFNYIEPNNADTTHLYSTGTSQPNMPVMTDGMGVCIAVACAAERIDPTSGMRKKGAKARVFHVYPFARQDLVPGEALKSIQRYVDKTRQEQLTLRVAMHGGVPDNTSSLDTVRALRELFDRNKVRVELDQTCDNRRGDTPFGAVIRDDHSVHFITQLIAD, via the coding sequence ATGCTGATCACCAACCCGTCCGGGATGCACAGGTCGTTCGTGATGATGCACAGAACCTCTGGCTCCTTTGCGCATTTCGGCAGACGCGGCAGTATCGTTGTGGATGTGCAACTTTCAACGAGGATCGTCATGGGTACATGTTTTTCGAGCACCTCCGCCACGCACGGCGGCGGGTATAGTTCTAGCTACAACACGTTTCTAAGTTACACGCCAGCGCCGAGTTCTCCGGACCAGTCAGCCGCACCGGTCAATCATGGCGCATTTAAAGGATTGAGCAGCCGGCCGTGCAAGGTTTCGCATCATTGCCTGCCATCCAACTGCGACACACTCGCCATGGTGCCTGTCGGATTGTATGAGTCAGCACGGTCCCATCCGGGCCGTCCCATCAAGGACCGAAGCAGATCGGCTTTTCCTTTGATCGAGGTTGGCGGCGCCGATGAAGCGCACGACGATGCATTCAAGATCGACAATTCGACAACCGTCAAAGTGGCAGGTTTCAACTACATCGAGCCAAACAACGCGGATACCACACATCTCTATAGTACCGGGACCAGCCAGCCCAATATGCCTGTGATGACCGATGGCATGGGCGTATGTATTGCCGTTGCATGTGCGGCTGAACGCATCGACCCGACTAGTGGTATGCGCAAAAAAGGGGCCAAGGCCCGCGTGTTTCATGTCTATCCGTTTGCTCGACAGGACCTGGTACCAGGCGAGGCACTGAAGTCAATCCAACGCTATGTGGACAAGACCAGGCAGGAGCAGCTGACACTGCGGGTTGCCATGCACGGCGGCGTGCCGGATAACACATCTTCGTTAGACACGGTGCGGGCATTGCGTGAGCTGTTCGATAGAAACAAGGTGCGTGTAGAGCTAGACCAAACCTGCGACAACCGCCGCGGGGATACACCGTTTGGCGCCGTCATCCGTGACGATCACTCGGTGCACTTCATCACCCAGCTCATAGCTGATTAA